From the Lolium rigidum isolate FL_2022 chromosome 2, APGP_CSIRO_Lrig_0.1, whole genome shotgun sequence genome, one window contains:
- the LOC124689767 gene encoding uncharacterized protein LOC124689767, with the protein MDDLVEAMVSNSQEMAEALAADRTRREAADRIQRESWEAALKEKDAEIDRLRAEADAKNKLQLFLILAGVLVEGKADARRNMRWEAAYELLLGANQKLAELRDADMQDSRTLAETPNSKEVESFQTTVDHTASNFRKLKQAYETKKDKEVSALLSEKNSLYSQLDIMHKDYAELLKNKIVEAAQATEAAIKLQQSVDEHKALGQNKDAEIARLQVIVVGGEKKHTKELSALLVEKDSVCKQLSMNYIKLLKSKKVLTQKKSHEINILRAEVVGAKRKVHQMHSLLKEKDDEIQRLKGWHVESVQKHYKKAHRKSRSVDPAVTAMHASSMSNDCEMSRSNEDADEQSQGDKDDDDGQSRSDEHDISQSGHDKETMNNQILKPLGNHKRKRDACNAETANGKSHGESNR; encoded by the exons ATGGACGATCTGGTGGAGGCGATGGTGAGCAATAGCCAGGAAATGGCGGAGGCTCTCGCCGCCGACCGCACGCGCCGGGAGGCGGCCGACAGGATCCAGCGCGAGTCCTGGGAGGCGGCGCTGAAGGAGAAGGACGCCGAGATAGACAGGTTGCGAGCAGAAGCCGACGCCAAGAATAAGCTGCAG CTCTTCCTGATCTTAGCTGGTGTTCTTGTGGAAGGAAAGGCTGATGCGAGAAGGAATATGAGGTGGGAGGCGGCAtacgagctgcttctcggtgctaATCAGAAGCTCGCCG AACTCAGAGATGCTGACATGCAGGATTCCAGAACCTTGGCAGAAACCCCCAACTCTAAG GAAGTTGAAAGTTTTCAAACCACCGTGGATCACACTGCAAGCAACTTCAGAAAACTAAAGCAAGCTTACGAAACTAAGAAGGACAAGGAAGTTTCTGCGTTACTCTCAGAAAAGAATTCTCTGTATAGCCAGTTGGATATAATGCACAAGGACTATGCGGAGCTCCTGAAGAACAAGATAGTGGAGGCAGCACAAGCTACAGAAGCAGCAATAAAGCTTCAGCAGAGTGTAGATGAGCATAAGGCGTTGGGCCAAAATAAGGATGCTGAGATTGCTAGATTGCAAGTTATAGTTGTGGGGGGCGAAAAGAAGCACACCAAGGAATTGTCTGCATTACTCGTAGAAAAGGATTCTGTATGTAAACAGTTGAGTATGAACTACATCAAGCTCCTGAAGTCGAAGAAAGTTTTGACCCAAAAGAAGTCTCATGAGATTAACATATTGCGAGCAGAAGTTGTTGGTGCCAAAAGGAAGGTACATCAAATGCACTCCTTGCTCAAGGAGAAAGATGATGAAATCCAAAGACTGAAAGGTTGGCACGTTGAGTCTGTTCAGAAGCACTACAAGAAGGCACATAGAAAATCTAGGTCTGTTGATCCAGCTGTAACTGCAATGCATGCCTCTTCAATGTCAAAT GATTGTGAGATGAGTAGAAGCAATGAGGATGCTGATGAGCAGAGTCAAggtgacaaggatgatgatgatgggcAGAGTAGAAGCGATGAGCACGACATTAGTCAGAGTGGACATGATAAGGAAACAATGAACAACCAAATTCTAAAGCCTCTGGGAAACCACAAGAGGAAGAGAGATGCTTGTAATGCCGAGACTGCCAATGGCAAAAGCCACGGTGAAAGCAATCG